Proteins from one Clostridia bacterium genomic window:
- the rpmA gene encoding 50S ribosomal protein L27, with translation MFRLDLQLFAHKKGMGSTKNGRDSEAKRLGVKKGDGQAVLAGNILVRQRGTKIHPGTNVGKGSDDTLFALVDGKVKFERLGKDKKQVSVIAG, from the coding sequence ATGTTTAGATTAGATCTTCAATTATTTGCTCATAAAAAAGGTATGGGTAGCACTAAGAACGGCAGAGACAGTGAAGCTAAGAGACTTGGTGTGAAAAAAGGCGACGGCCAGGCTGTTTTAGCAGGAAACATTCTTGTTAGACAGAGAGGAACAAAAATTCATCCGGGAACAAATGTTGGTAAAGGTTCTGACGATACTCTTTTCGCATTGGTTGACGGTAAAGTTAAATTTGAAAGATTAGGCAAAGACAAAAAACAGGTTAGTGTTATTGCCGGTTAA
- a CDS encoding ribosomal-processing cysteine protease Prp, translating to MTKIEITKDKSGNIIKFVIDGHSEFSDSDDIVCAAISSVSYATLLGIEKILNIPFGYEKDDGYLYFCLPDDLKNELREQANILLNSMYLFFLDLEEQYEDNVNITTLEV from the coding sequence ATGACTAAGATTGAAATTACAAAAGATAAGTCAGGCAATATAATTAAATTTGTTATTGACGGTCATTCAGAGTTTTCAGATAGTGATGACATTGTTTGTGCCGCCATATCCTCTGTTTCATATGCCACACTTTTGGGAATTGAAAAAATATTAAACATTCCTTTTGGCTATGAAAAAGATGATGGCTATTTATATTTTTGTCTGCCTGATGATTTAAAAAACGAATTAAGAGAACAAGCTAATATATTACTTAATTCTATGTATTTGTTCTTTTTAGATTTAGAAGAACAGTACGAAGATAATGTTAATATTACTACGCTGGAGGTGTAA
- the rplU gene encoding 50S ribosomal protein L21 has protein sequence MYAVIETGGKQYKVSEGDVIFIEKLEVNEGEVITLDKVVAVADDNGIKVGSEVSGANVSAKVLKNGKEKKVIVYKMKPKKGYRRKQGHRQPYTKVQIEKISM, from the coding sequence ATGTACGCAGTAATCGAAACAGGCGGAAAACAGTATAAAGTTTCCGAAGGTGATGTTATCTTCATTGAAAAATTAGAAGTTAACGAAGGAGAAGTTATCACTCTTGACAAAGTTGTTGCAGTTGCTGATGACAACGGTATCAAAGTTGGTAGCGAAGTTAGTGGTGCTAACGTTTCTGCAAAAGTTTTAAAGAACGGTAAAGAAAAGAAAGTTATCGTTTACAAAATGAAACCTAAAAAAGGTTACAGAAGAAAACAGGGCCACAGACAGCCTTATACAAAAGTTCAGATTGAAAAAATCTCTATGTAA
- a CDS encoding ABC transporter ATP-binding protein — translation MKKNKGLIRRFIPYYKPYLSTFICDMLCAFLCGMVALITPILIRRIINEGLNSGGISYEIIFKTGLLMLVFVILDSLANYYVSSTGHIMGTKMETDMRRDLFSHLQKLPYSYYDNTKIGQLMSRITSDLFDVTEFAHHCPEEFFMSSLKIIGAFIVLLGVNVKLTLIIFACIPVMLFFSIIMNRKMKSTFKAQRAQIGEINAGVEDSLLGIRIVKSFTNENIEEDKFKEGNDKFLKIKKKSYHYMGLFHSGIKFFDGFMYLTVVFSGAFFLKIKAINAADLVAYLLYVQTLLAAIRKLVEFTEQFQRGLTGFERFIEIIDTPVDIKEKEDAKELLNVKGTIEFNNVTFRYSSSSDSVLNNINLKVKPGENVALVGYSGGGKTTLVNLVPRFYDIDSGSILIDEVDIKDVTLKSLRENIGVVQQDVYLFSGSVYENIAYGKPGATKEEIINAARLANAHSFIEELPLGYDTYVGERGVKLSGGQKQRISIARTFLKDPKILILDEATSALDNESEYIVQKSLKELAKGRTTFTIAHRLSTIIDSERIIVLTKNGIEEEGTHKELMDKKGVYYKLYLKADQQID, via the coding sequence ATGAAAAAAAATAAAGGGCTTATAAGGAGATTTATTCCTTATTATAAACCGTATTTATCAACATTTATCTGTGATATGCTTTGTGCGTTTTTATGCGGTATGGTTGCTCTTATAACTCCCATTCTTATAAGGCGCATAATAAATGAGGGGTTAAACAGTGGGGGAATATCTTATGAAATAATTTTTAAAACAGGTCTTTTGATGCTTGTTTTTGTGATTTTAGATTCTCTTGCCAATTATTATGTAAGTTCAACAGGTCATATAATGGGAACAAAAATGGAAACAGATATGCGAAGAGATTTGTTTTCTCACCTGCAGAAACTTCCGTATTCTTATTATGATAATACAAAAATAGGCCAACTGATGAGCAGAATAACAAGCGATTTATTTGATGTTACTGAGTTTGCACACCACTGTCCTGAAGAATTTTTTATGTCATCGTTAAAAATAATCGGTGCATTTATTGTTCTTTTAGGGGTTAATGTAAAACTAACTCTTATAATATTTGCGTGTATTCCTGTTATGCTCTTTTTCTCTATCATAATGAACAGGAAAATGAAAAGCACATTTAAAGCACAAAGAGCGCAGATAGGGGAAATAAATGCAGGAGTGGAAGACAGTCTTCTCGGTATAAGAATAGTTAAATCGTTTACCAATGAAAATATAGAAGAAGATAAGTTTAAAGAGGGAAATGATAAGTTCTTAAAAATCAAGAAAAAGTCTTATCATTATATGGGCTTATTTCACAGTGGAATAAAATTCTTTGACGGGTTTATGTATTTAACCGTTGTGTTTTCAGGCGCATTTTTCTTAAAAATTAAAGCAATTAACGCAGCAGACCTTGTGGCATATCTTTTATATGTGCAGACTCTTCTTGCAGCAATAAGAAAACTGGTGGAATTTACAGAGCAGTTCCAAAGAGGTCTTACAGGGTTTGAAAGATTTATAGAAATTATCGATACCCCTGTTGATATCAAAGAAAAAGAAGACGCTAAAGAACTTTTAAATGTTAAAGGAACAATAGAGTTTAATAATGTTACATTCAGATATTCTTCATCTTCTGATTCAGTTCTTAATAATATAAATCTTAAAGTAAAACCTGGGGAAAATGTTGCCCTTGTCGGTTATTCAGGCGGAGGTAAAACTACTCTTGTAAACCTTGTTCCAAGGTTTTACGATATTGATTCAGGTAGTATTTTAATTGACGAAGTTGATATAAAGGATGTAACACTAAAATCTTTAAGAGAAAATATAGGTGTTGTGCAACAGGATGTGTATTTATTTTCAGGCTCAGTATACGAAAATATTGCATACGGTAAACCTGGGGCAACCAAAGAAGAAATTATTAATGCAGCGCGTCTTGCAAATGCACATTCGTTTATCGAAGAACTGCCTTTGGGTTATGATACTTATGTCGGCGAGAGAGGAGTTAAACTCTCAGGTGGTCAGAAACAGAGAATAAGCATTGCAAGAACATTTTTAAAAGACCCTAAAATTTTAATTTTAGACGAAGCAACAAGCGCTCTTGATAATGAAAGCGAATATATTGTTCAAAAATCATTAAAAGAACTTGCAAAAGGAAGAACAACCTTTACAATAGCACACAGACTTTCAACTATTATAGATTCAGAAAGAATAATAGTGCTTACAAAAAACGGTATAGAAGAAGAGGGAACTCATAAGGAACTCATGGATAAAAAAGGAGTATATTATAAGTTGTATCTAAAAGCAGACCAGCAAATTGATTAA
- a CDS encoding AbrB/MazE/SpoVT family DNA-binding domain-containing protein — MKSTGIVRKIDELGRLVLPIELRRNMNLDIKDPIEIFVEDDMIILKKYESSCIFCQDARDNVIYENKHVCRKCIEKLKLK, encoded by the coding sequence ATGAAATCTACAGGAATAGTTAGAAAAATTGATGAATTGGGAAGATTGGTGTTACCTATCGAGTTAAGAAGAAATATGAATCTTGACATTAAAGACCCTATTGAAATATTCGTTGAAGACGATATGATAATCTTAAAAAAATATGAGTCATCCTGTATATTCTGTCAGGACGCAAGAGATAATGTTATATATGAAAATAAACATGTATGCAGAAAATGCATAGAAAAATTAAAATTAAAATAA
- the lnt gene encoding apolipoprotein N-acyltransferase, with amino-acid sequence MNLFLSAVAGIITGIAFIYKDFCFLTLFSLLPFLYALKDNEKNFLKGLTFAVFLYGTSMSFLFKMHPMEFMGFSGIKSIGIIFLMYLGILIVESFWGGFFSYFYKKYVNNIYLFPLCYVLYEVIISVGILGLTFSHLYLPWYKNLYFIQSASLLSSYFLTLIIVYINVFIYKFLTLRKLKFLIFALLIFVINLSFGALRFNLYKPSHFKHNIALIQGNLSSLEKWESNSLLNSFNIYSKLSIEAKEKYQVDSVVWPETVINVELDKGGYWYNRISEFSKENRLELFTGCFYPENNYYYNSLVAFNKNGEQYLDIYHKRHLIPFAEKVTFGMNGLVSGKDATILNILSGKAGGIICIDSAYPHLTYVTKLKGSEYFLLITNDSWFEDSFGVESHFAHSIFRAVENNSYLLRTGNTGITAVITPKGEIKGKLEPLTRGYTVIKGGKVYYEKK; translated from the coding sequence ATGAATTTATTTCTAAGTGCAGTAGCAGGAATTATTACAGGAATTGCATTTATATATAAAGATTTTTGTTTTCTTACCCTGTTTTCTTTATTGCCTTTTCTTTATGCATTAAAGGATAATGAAAAAAACTTTTTAAAAGGGTTAACTTTTGCAGTGTTTTTATATGGAACAAGTATGTCATTTTTATTTAAAATGCATCCTATGGAATTTATGGGCTTTTCGGGAATTAAAAGTATAGGTATAATATTTTTAATGTACTTAGGAATTTTAATAGTTGAAAGTTTTTGGGGAGGCTTTTTTTCTTATTTTTATAAAAAATATGTAAATAATATTTATCTTTTTCCTCTTTGCTATGTACTATATGAAGTTATAATCAGTGTGGGAATATTGGGGCTTACCTTTTCTCATCTTTATCTTCCGTGGTATAAAAACCTTTATTTTATACAGTCAGCCTCATTGCTGTCCTCATATTTTTTAACCTTAATTATTGTATATATCAATGTGTTTATATATAAATTTTTAACTTTAAGAAAATTAAAGTTTTTAATTTTTGCGCTTTTAATATTTGTCATCAATTTAAGTTTTGGGGCGTTGAGATTTAATCTTTATAAACCATCTCATTTTAAACATAATATTGCTCTTATTCAGGGGAATTTATCATCCTTAGAAAAATGGGAGAGTAACAGTCTTTTAAATAGTTTTAATATTTATAGTAAGTTAAGCATAGAAGCAAAAGAAAAATATCAGGTAGACTCGGTAGTATGGCCTGAAACGGTTATAAATGTTGAACTTGATAAAGGTGGGTATTGGTATAACAGAATATCTGAGTTTTCAAAAGAAAACAGGCTGGAACTTTTTACAGGTTGCTTTTATCCTGAAAATAACTATTATTACAACAGTCTTGTTGCCTTTAATAAAAACGGTGAGCAATACTTGGATATTTACCATAAAAGGCATCTTATCCCTTTTGCAGAAAAAGTAACTTTTGGAATGAACGGACTGGTGTCAGGAAAAGATGCAACTATACTTAATATCTTATCGGGTAAAGCAGGGGGAATAATATGTATAGATTCTGCATACCCTCACTTAACTTATGTAACAAAACTAAAGGGCAGTGAGTATTTTTTGCTTATAACCAACGATTCGTGGTTTGAAGATTCATTTGGGGTAGAAAGCCATTTTGCACACAGTATTTTCCGTGCAGTAGAAAATAACAGTTATCTTTTAAGAACAGGTAATACAGGGATAACAGCAGTTATTACTCCTAAAGGAGAAATAAAAGGAAAGTTAGAGCCACTTACAAGAGGGTATACAGTTATAAAGGGAGGAAAAGTTTATTATGAAAAAAAATAA
- a CDS encoding citrate/2-methylcitrate synthase: MVNNYNKIDPELYTKYEVKRGLRDISGKGVLAGLTEVSEIVSHTMQDYTLVPCDGKLYYRGYNINDIVADFTENDKFGFEEVAYLLLFGELPKEEEYINFKRILFDVSRLPGEFIRDSVMNLPGKDMMNMLARCVLTLYTYDEYADDITIPNVIRQSVQLIAQMPLLMTYCYHSYNHIYNRGSLVIREPKKEYSLAGNILHMLRTDGSFTELEAKILDLCMVLHAEHGGGNNSTFTTHVVTSSATDTYSSITASLGSLKGPRHGGANIKVAEMFEDIMKQISDWENEKEIADYLTKVLNKKAFDKSGLIYGMGHAVYSISDPRAVILKKFVSSLAKEKGMEKEFALYEKVERIAPIVIANERKIYKGVSANIDFYSGLVYSLLNIPKEMFTPLFAVSRMPGWCAHRIEELVNAGKIIRPAYKSVMPRKEYIKMKDR, encoded by the coding sequence ATGGTTAATAACTATAATAAAATTGACCCGGAATTATATACTAAATATGAAGTAAAAAGAGGTTTAAGAGATATTTCAGGAAAGGGTGTTTTAGCAGGTTTAACAGAAGTTTCTGAAATAGTTTCACATACTATGCAAGATTACACTCTTGTCCCATGTGACGGAAAACTTTATTACAGAGGGTATAACATAAACGATATAGTTGCCGATTTTACCGAAAATGATAAATTCGGTTTTGAAGAAGTTGCCTATCTTTTGCTGTTTGGTGAACTTCCTAAAGAAGAAGAGTATATCAATTTTAAAAGAATTTTATTTGATGTGAGCAGACTTCCGGGTGAGTTTATAAGAGATTCCGTTATGAATCTTCCTGGTAAGGATATGATGAATATGCTTGCGAGATGTGTTCTTACCCTTTATACTTATGATGAATATGCAGACGATATAACTATTCCTAATGTAATAAGGCAGTCTGTTCAGTTAATTGCCCAGATGCCACTTCTTATGACATATTGTTATCATTCATATAACCATATTTATAACAGGGGAAGCCTTGTTATAAGAGAGCCGAAAAAGGAATATTCACTTGCAGGAAATATTCTTCATATGTTAAGAACAGACGGTTCTTTTACCGAGCTTGAAGCAAAAATTTTAGACTTGTGTATGGTGCTTCACGCAGAACACGGAGGAGGTAATAACTCTACTTTTACCACTCATGTTGTAACATCTTCGGCAACTGATACCTATTCTTCTATAACTGCATCTTTAGGCTCACTAAAAGGCCCAAGACACGGTGGAGCAAACATAAAGGTTGCAGAAATGTTTGAAGATATTATGAAGCAAATATCTGACTGGGAAAATGAAAAGGAAATTGCAGACTATCTTACAAAAGTTTTAAATAAAAAGGCGTTTGATAAATCAGGTCTTATCTATGGAATGGGCCACGCTGTGTATTCAATTTCTGACCCGAGAGCAGTAATTCTTAAAAAGTTCGTTTCTTCTCTTGCTAAGGAAAAAGGAATGGAAAAGGAATTTGCGCTTTATGAAAAGGTCGAAAGAATTGCTCCGATAGTTATTGCAAATGAAAGAAAAATATATAAAGGCGTAAGTGCTAATATAGACTTTTATTCAGGCCTTGTATACAGTCTTCTTAATATACCAAAAGAAATGTTCACACCTTTATTTGCAGTTTCAAGAATGCCTGGCTGGTGTGCACACCGTATTGAAGAACTTGTTAACGCAGGTAAAATTATTCGTCCTGCCTATAAATCAGTTATGCCAAGAAAAGAATATATTAAAATGAAGGACAGATAA
- a CDS encoding tRNA threonylcarbamoyladenosine dehydratase produces the protein MEQFLRTEIIVGKDNMEKLKNTRVAVFGVGGVGSYAAMALARCGVYNIDIIDNDTVSVTNINRQLIADLNTLERKKVDVLKEMLLSINKDIKVNAFDLFLDKSNIDNFDFSSYDYVVDAIDTVSSKILIIEKCDKANAKIISAMGAGNKFDPLAFEVTDIYKTSVCPLAKVMRYELKKRGIKKLKVVYSKEIPTKPLVNIEEENRRSTPGSMAYVPSVSGLIIASQIVNHIIGKNKNF, from the coding sequence ATGGAACAGTTTTTGCGTACAGAAATTATAGTCGGAAAAGATAATATGGAAAAATTAAAAAACACGCGCGTTGCAGTGTTTGGTGTAGGAGGGGTAGGCTCTTATGCTGCAATGGCACTTGCACGATGCGGAGTTTATAATATTGATATTATCGATAATGATACAGTAAGTGTAACTAATATCAACCGTCAACTTATAGCAGATTTAAACACATTGGAAAGAAAAAAAGTGGATGTGTTAAAGGAAATGCTTTTAAGTATAAATAAAGATATTAAGGTTAATGCTTTTGATTTGTTTTTGGATAAATCGAATATTGATAATTTTGATTTTTCTTCATATGACTATGTTGTAGATGCTATTGATACTGTTTCGTCTAAAATTTTAATAATTGAAAAATGCGATAAAGCAAATGCTAAAATAATAAGCGCAATGGGTGCAGGAAATAAGTTTGACCCGTTAGCCTTTGAAGTAACAGATATTTATAAAACTTCTGTTTGCCCCCTTGCAAAAGTTATGCGATATGAACTTAAAAAAAGGGGAATAAAGAAACTTAAGGTTGTCTATTCAAAGGAAATTCCGACAAAACCTTTGGTTAATATAGAGGAAGAAAATAGAAGGTCAACACCCGGCAGTATGGCATATGTACCATCTGTATCAGGCCTTATTATCGCATCACAGATAGTAAATCATATAATAGGAAAAAATAAAAACTTTTAA
- the obgE gene encoding GTPase ObgE has translation MFIDKAKIFVKAGNGGNGCVSFHREKYVAAGGPDGGDGGKGGSVIFVADPNLSTLLDFKYKRKYVAKAGGDGMSDNRIGKNAENLYVKVPVGTVVYDCLTGLILCDLNEPGMEAVIAKGGDGGFGNKKYATPTRQIPKFAKPGFPGQEREVSLELKLLADVGLVGFPNVGKSTFLSVSTKANPKIANYHFTTLIPNLGVADLGAGRNFVIADIPGVIEGASEGIGLGHDFLRHIERTRLLLHVLDASESEGRNVLEDFEIINNELIKFSSVLANREQIIILNKTDLIFDEEILNDYKKKFEEMGYKVFICSGATKKGVKEILDYAYERLQKIPMPVLYDEDKIYNEEIHKVVEKPFEVFVDEDGVYNVTGPFVDRLLKSTNPNDFESMQYFQRALKSHGVIEALEEKGISEGDLVRLDEVEFEFVL, from the coding sequence ATGTTTATAGATAAAGCCAAAATATTTGTTAAAGCCGGAAACGGCGGAAACGGTTGTGTTTCTTTTCATCGTGAAAAATATGTTGCGGCAGGTGGCCCTGACGGTGGCGACGGAGGTAAAGGCGGAAGCGTTATATTTGTTGCAGACCCTAACCTTTCTACCCTGCTTGACTTTAAATATAAAAGAAAATATGTTGCAAAAGCCGGTGGAGACGGTATGAGTGATAACCGTATCGGGAAAAACGCCGAAAACTTATATGTAAAAGTTCCTGTGGGAACAGTAGTTTACGATTGTCTGACCGGTCTTATTTTATGCGATTTAAATGAACCTGGAATGGAAGCAGTTATTGCAAAAGGCGGAGACGGAGGCTTTGGCAACAAAAAATATGCTACGCCTACAAGACAAATTCCAAAGTTTGCAAAGCCTGGTTTTCCAGGTCAGGAAAGAGAAGTTTCATTAGAACTTAAACTTCTTGCAGATGTTGGTCTTGTCGGGTTCCCTAATGTTGGAAAGTCTACTTTCCTTTCAGTAAGCACAAAGGCTAACCCTAAAATTGCAAATTATCATTTTACAACTTTAATTCCAAACCTTGGTGTTGCTGACTTAGGAGCAGGAAGAAATTTTGTGATTGCTGATATACCCGGGGTTATAGAGGGTGCATCAGAAGGAATAGGTCTTGGGCATGACTTTTTAAGGCATATTGAAAGAACAAGGCTTTTACTTCATGTGCTTGATGCTTCAGAATCTGAGGGAAGAAATGTTTTAGAAGACTTTGAAATTATAAACAATGAGTTAATTAAATTCAGCAGTGTTCTTGCAAATAGAGAACAGATTATAATTCTTAATAAAACCGATTTGATATTTGACGAAGAAATATTAAATGATTATAAGAAAAAATTTGAAGAAATGGGATATAAAGTGTTTATATGCTCAGGTGCAACAAAAAAAGGTGTTAAAGAAATTCTTGACTATGCATATGAAAGACTTCAGAAAATTCCGATGCCTGTTTTATATGACGAAGATAAGATTTATAACGAAGAAATACACAAAGTTGTAGAAAAACCTTTTGAAGTATTCGTTGATGAAGATGGCGTATATAACGTTACAGGTCCGTTTGTTGACAGATTATTAAAAAGCACAAATCCTAATGACTTTGAATCTATGCAGTATTTCCAGAGGGCTTTAAAATCTCATGGGGTTATTGAGGCATTGGAAGAAAAAGGTATTAGCGAGGGAGACCTTGTAAGACTAGATGAGGTTGAATTTGAATTCGTACTTTAG